The following is a genomic window from Paralichthys olivaceus isolate ysfri-2021 chromosome 3, ASM2471397v2, whole genome shotgun sequence.
AggcaacatttcaaaacattaaaatcaacaaTGTAATTTTTGACATTGAAGTTGATGCTTCCCAATATGTTGATACAATGTTATATTCTGTATGTGTGGTATATTgagtttatacacacacactcacacaaacgcACGCAATGGAAAATTCTGTCTGCGATGATTGTGGTAGGGAACAACACACTATCTTTGTATGTTATCTCCTCTATTCAAACAGCTTCATGCTGAATCAAAACACATTGTTTCAACCCAAGCCTTCACCAGGGTCTAAATATCTAACCACCTCACACATTAGTAGAAATTACAGAGCTACGGTTGTTTTATAGCTTAAGATTAGTCAATTCAGATCCAGATACCCTACAGCCTGCACTTATTGAGAACAGTGCACAGTTTCTGTTTAAATCAAAGTACCCTTTCTATTAATAGCCTCAGCTTGCATTTAGGTTTTGATGGCTTGTTGCGATTAGCATCAGCGCTCTATTTGGGAGCTTTTTGCTCAAATCATTTAGCCTCCATGCGCACCAAAGGGACAGTTAACATCCCATCGATCCTCCTCTTATTCACTCATCCCTCACTTTGTCACCGCTGTTTTCTGTGTTACAGCTTCAGATGCTGGGCTATGACGTCAGCTGGGCCGCATTCAACATTGTTGAAGTCATGAGCTCCTCTAAGTTCACATACAAGGTATGACTGATACACAAAGAGTTTTGTAATTGCTCAGAAACACGTGTATATGTAGATATTCCGGAAACCTGTCATAAGGACACTTGGGCTCTTTAGAGAGGAAGCCCAAGTCTCTTACAACCACGTATGCGTAAGAAATATACAGTTTGTGAGACTTAATTAAGATCTCTTCTCAATCCAAAAATAGCACGATGAGTAggcacagaaaatgaaatgcactGTACAGGTAAATCTCTATGGAACTGCTGCAGGGTCACATATgctaaatgaaataaatattactCATTATGCTGCACAGTGAGTGATTCTCTCTGCTGATCGTCTTTCCTACAGAGGATTGGCTACCTGGCGGCTTCACAATGCTTTCACGAGAGCACCGATGTCATCATGCTGACAACCAATCAGATCCGAAAGGTCAGTAATATTCTCTGTGCGCTCTTTGAACATCCCTGGATTCTTCTTTATCCCTCAACCAACCTTTTCTGTCTCATGGCCTTTCTATTTTTTGATCTACCCTCTTCCAGGATCTCAGCAGTCCCAACCAGTATGACACAGGCGTTGCCCTCACTGGCCTCTCATGTTTTGTGACCCCTGACCTCGCTCGGGACCTGGCCAATGACATCATGACACTGGTGAGTCATGGACAGAATGTCAAGAGGTTTACACACAGAGCTTACcatctttagttttatttttctcttagCTACAAGCTGAACTCACTTTCTCCatggtgtttgttgtttttctctccctaGATGTCGCACACTAAACCCTACATCAGGAAGAAAGCTGTGTTGATCATGTACAAAGTGTTTCTCAAGTACCCAGAGTCCCTGCGccctgctttccccaggcttaAGGAGAAACTGGAAGATCCAGACCCAGGTATTACAGAACAAACAATATTCTCCGTAACTGCAAAGCTTATACTCAAGTAATTAATTGATgtgaagaattttttttttgtcagtttattGGGTGTGGCTCCTGGGTTTAGGCAAGATATTCTCTTTGTACTCACAGGTAGCTAAATCATAGACAGTGCTGGTACGGCTGGTGCCCAGCATTCGCTGTCACCTGAACCCGGTGAATTATTCAGCAGCTAAGAATATGAGATCAAGAACGGCTCATTTGTGATTCTGTCGGGGATGTGTGGGAACACTCCACAGCTCACAACTATTTTGGttgcacagataaaaacatctcTCAGGACATTTGACACAAGGATTGTGCATATGATGTCTCAATTATTATCTCATCTTAAATTCTGCTTTATCTTAAGAATAAAAGCTGCTTCCAATTGTTGTCAACAAGATaattcagtagtttttatgGTTTAAAGAAATCTAGCTTCCCTTCTAttttaaaacaatatgtttAACAGTTTTGATGGCACAAAGGCTGGTTACACAGATTTAGGAAAATTAACAGATCTAAATAAATGCTTTTGTCAAACTGCATGCAATAAGCAGTTCAACATTTTTAgttgtgtgaaaataaacatgtggtCCTCTATTTTCTTTCTAACTTCCTCTCTACTCTATTTCCTCTTAAGGCGTCCAGTCAGCAGCAGTAAATGTCATCTGTGAGCTGGCCCGCAGAAATCCCAAGAACTACCTTTCTCTGGCCCCGCTCTTCTTCAAACTCATGACCTCCTCTACTAATAACTGGGTTCTCATCAAGATCATCAAGCTGGTCAGTCAAAAGCACAAAGGGTTTCATTGTTGCCAAGTTGTGTTTTGTAACTCCCAATACTGCACCAATCATACAGGGATATATTGATTGGAAAAGAGGAATTGATCATAGTTCTCCTGCAGCGTTGGTCTCAGAACACATAGCAGTTGAATTATTACTGTTTGTAATGATCTCTCTCTTTGTAATAGAACCACCTTGTTTTAAAGTTTCGGTTCATGCtcctttttttacatttattataaatatgtagcaaataatttaaacaaaatgtttgcaaaattaaaaatgtaatgcaCTGAGGGCTGTATATTATTGAAGGTAGAATATTATTTACAGTAGCTTCATGACAGTAAATTAATATTCATCCCTTTCATTTCACCtatatgtgtctttgtgtttgtttacagtttgGTGCGCTCACACCACTCGAGCCAAGATTGGGGAAGAAGCTGATCGAACCTCTGACTAACTTAATCCACAGGTGAGCTAAAACAGATTGTAATATTAATCTGatgtaatgaaaacaacaataataatctgtgctctctctctatttcttaCCTCATCCTTGTGTCTCACAGTACCTCCGCCATGTCtctgctgtatgaatgtgtcaACACCGTGATTGCAGGTCAGTACCGTTGTTCTGTTGGCTTAGCTAAATATGGGTTTGGTAATGTGAAGAACACAactcttttaaaatgtgtgttttttattttttaaggcaGACTTTTAAATGCACATCATTTATTTGTGACCATGTGCAGGAATACGCTCAAATATACTTATTTACAAGATTATAGTATTCTGTAGCAGTAGGGTTTTCAATCCTGCTAAATGATGACACCATCATTTAGTCAACTCTGCTTTCCTCAGTTCAAGTTActagttaatttaaaaaaaaggaccCTTTaactctcactcttttttcCTACATACAAATATCCAGTTAAGATTTTCTTCTCACAAAATATTAAGTTCAAATTCAAATCTAATTTATTCTTTTCCTTCACTACAGTGTTGATTTCTTTGTCCTCTGGGATGCCTAACCACAGTGCTAGTATCCAGGTAAGGTATTGGTTATATGTCCATGTTAATCCAGTTGAATCACTCTGCATGCTTTCACCATTTTCTTTCTATTCACTCATCTGACTGTCCAAACGTAGTTCAAGTGCAAAGCAAATGTCAAACAGGCTAGTAgagagttttctttcttttaaaaaggcTGTTTTGCATGACCAGATATATTTCACCATTTCGCCCACTTTAGTTTGTTTCATAGTTTTTTTGAATTGTGCCTGTATGTGATGTTAATGGCTCTCCACTTCTCCctttctgttttcctccctcttcctcagctctgtgtgcagaAACTGCGAATCCTGATCGAAGACTCGGACCAGAACTGTGAGCCCTCTGTCAATGCCTGCAGTGTGTCATTTTCtcattgtctgtgtgtttctgactGTGGAACAGTCCACCCATTTAGACCACGACAACGTAGACGCCCTGACTCTGGATAACTCGAACATTTTTACCTTGGGATTCCATTTTACTTAAGTCACATCTACTCATAACCCATTTAtggcacagaaaacaaactccAGCTTGTTTTTCCTCACTGTCTTGCATCAATctgaattgattgattgatgtgaTGTAAATCGCCAATTTCACTCCCTCACCCGCTCCCAGTCAGAGCTGAGATTACTGCATCCAGCCATTCGAGTTATCTGCATCCCCCTTAGATAGATAGTAACATTTGGAGTAGATTATAGGGATCTGGTGTTAATAGAGCAGACTGTGAACCTGTGgtttatagttttctttatccaCTTCAAGGCTTAACATTGATGAGTAAATGAGCGAGGGAGCAGACCTACTCTAGATTCTGAACCGATAAAATCAATTGAGTTGAATAACAAACAAAGGGCGTCAGAGCCAATTTAAAAGCCTTTAGTAAAGAAGTAAGAGGCCATGTTTTTAAGCTTTTTTCAGAATGATTTTTTAAGTTAAATAAAGATCACCAAAAGATAGTCAGCTGGCATATATGCAGCATTACTCTAAATGCATTAGATGTATTACAGTCGACTAAAGTAGGAAAATCAATCACTATTAAGTTAGTGTTTTATGTTGCTAAAAACACCAGATATCTTAGATTTGTTCTATTTAGATTTTATAGATTTTGTGCACTTGTGCTAGAAGCATTTTAATGAACAGCACAAACCCTGGGAATGAATCGATAGAAGGCGTTTTGAAATATTTGCTTACTTCTCACATTTCACTCAGCAGTTGGTActgaaacacaaatgcaaaatttgcacacagtccaaaaacatttttgctgAACTGCCCCTGTAATTTTTTTTTGATAGCTAAGGTAGATTCAGAAGAGATTCCTGTGTCATGTTCCAGGTCATTTCTGCAATGTATTCACTGCAGTGACCAGCCTCACCTCACTGCAAGGTCACTACCAGACATGCACTCATTGATCGAGGAACTGAGAGGCGTTTGTCTCTGCCAGATTAGATGATCAACACAATGTCGTGATTCAGCACATTTCTGAATTCTTAAAATACTTAATGGTGAGTTGTCAGGGAATCAACagaggataaagcaaaacaaaactaCTGCGTCCAGTGTAGGTGTGTGTTGTCccgtgtatgtgtttgtatgtcctttccattgttttgtgtgtttgttgctcctctcctgtcctttgcacattattattctttattacAGTTGAATATAACATAGAAGTAGCTTGTCCACACTAGACTTTATTGAGACTACATGTAGGTAAATGTAGTATGAAGtaacatttttgaataactaGTCCAGTCCAAACCACTTCATTGATCTTTTGTAAACCATGGACCTCTCCTGTAAGCACATATTGTATTTTTGGTTGGTAAATGCAGGATAGTCAGTAAGGTTAGTAAAGATGTCATGTCTAATAAATAAATTTGACAAGCTTTGTTATAACTTTAGAGAATGATTATGTCTAGTAATAGAAGTAAGAAGTACACAGAAGTTTCCATCGGACGGGTAAACTGAGAGTGTATATGTGTTTTGCTAAGaccatgtgtgtctgcacttaTGTAGTGAAGTACCTGGGCCTGCTGGCCATGTCAAAGATCCTGAAGACGCATCCCAAGTCAGTGCAGTCTCACAAGGACCTCATTCTCCAGTGTCTGGACGACAAGGATGAGTCCATTCGCCTTCGAGCTCTGGACCTGCTCTATGGCATGGTATGGACCAAAGAACTTTCACTAATGCATCACTACTAATTGTGCAATTATATTGTTAAAGATATTAGAAGCTTCATTGTCAGTTTTTAGCAAATAATCTCTGACAGTAAAGAACttgttgctgcttgttccatttTAAAAGCTGACTTGATTTGTACCACAAGGTAAAATGGATTAAATAGACAGTGACACAGTAGTCACAGTAGTCGAAGTGGCTCATAGAATAGACGGACCAACTAGCTGGTGACTTCTTAATATCAGTTTATGGTCGTGTGATAATTGAttatcattgtcatcatcatttttcaaTTACTGAGTTCATGCTACAGCAAGTGATATGAAATAATGAATGCCATTTGGGCAAATGAATGAAATTATGAATTATAGAAACTAAAGCATGCTTGAATATACTACAGTTGTGCACTTGTAGTTCTGAGGTAAttttttggaaatgtaattttaatgtATGCGTTTAAATTAAATCGTTGAAACTCTTCTCTGTAGGTTTCTAAGAAAAACTTAATGGAGATCGTAAAGAAGCTGATGCTGCACGTGGACAAAGCAGAAGGAACCACCTACAGAGACGAGCTTCTCACCAAGATCATTGACATCTGCAGCCAGAGCAACTACCAATACATCACCAACTTTGAATGGTCTGTCTCTCACCCAATAACTCCACACCAGCTTAGTTTTAAAGTTTCACCCCAAATTCTACATGTTACTGAATCGTATTATCCACATCTGCCTGCACTGACAGGTACATCAGTATCCTGGTGGAGCTGACCCGGTTAGAGGGCACACGGCACGGCCACCTCATTGCCTCTCAAATGTTGGATGTTGCTATTCGGGTCAAAGCCATTAGGGTCTTCGCTGTGGCCCAGATGGCTACTCTGCTGGACAACGCCCACCTGCTGACCGGCAACATGCAGCGAAACGGCATCTGTGAAGTGTTATACGCTGCAGCGTGGATCTGCGGCGAGTTCTCAGAGTATGTTTATTTCTCCCATTGGGATGCATTCATATTAACACTGGTATAAGAAGGCATAAGTAAAATAAGAAAGGCTGTGAAAACACTCAAACTCACTTGAGTTTATGCACAATAAAGACTATGAACCTGTATTTAAGCAGCAGAGTGTAAAATGACAGTAATGGGATATCCCATTACCTCAGTCATCTGTTACAATGAATCTACAGGGAAATGCCAGACAGCTGAGTTCAGATCTTGtgctgcatcccctgtgtgttgttgctctCTTATGAAGTTCAAGCTAACCCTGGCAGCCTGATCTTagactgttgtttttttgctcaTTCAGTAAAGCTAAACCATCTTTCATATCCTATTTTACATGAATAGTAGAAATTCTATTGGTGATAAAATCTCTGGAATATCATCGTAGGTAATGGAGACATTTTCCAACTAAGTTAATGTACTGGTTATTTTGCACCATTAATCTTAAGTCTCTACAGCAAGCAAACATATGTAGCCCTTTTCTGAGAGTAGAGAGTAATAAACAGGACTAAGGAAGGtactcctcctctctgtagaCACCTGGAGAACCCAATGCAGACGCTGGAGGCCATGCTGCGGCCAAAGGTGGCCACCCTCCCCGGCCACATACAGGCAGTTTACGTGCAGAATGCAGCCAAGCTGTTTGCCACTGTGCTGAAGAGCCAGGAGGGGAACACTGAAAGCACAGCCGCGCAGGAAACCAGCCAGCTGATGATTGAGAGGCTACCGCTGTTCGTCCAGAGCGCCAACCTGGAGGTGCAGGAGAGGGTAAGAAAGGAAGTTTGAGAAGAATGAGtcatgtctgtttctctctttaaaCAAGTTGACTCACCAGAAATCTGATGAAATACCTGTGATAAATTCTGTCTGACGAGCTGTCATGTTCGCAGGCATCTTGCATCCTGCAACTTGTCAAGTACATCCAGAAACTGCAGCAGAAGGATGTAGAAGTAGCGGAGGAGGTCAGTGCTCTGTTTGCTGGAGAACTCAACCCTGTGGCCCCCAAGGCACAGAAGAAAGTGCCTGTTCCTGAAGGGTATGTTTGCTATGATTTTACATGTGAGATCTAGTTCAGTAAAATCCAAGGCATTTTAAGTTACTATTGTGATGAACCAACAATAATCACAGAATATTTGCATGTTTATGTTCAAGTCTTGATCCGTGTAACTGAGTTTGTCTCTGCAGTCTGGACCTGGACGCCTGGATCAACGAGCCTCCATCTGAGAGCGAGTCTGAGGATGAGCAGCCCAAGGCTATTTTCACCAAGGAGGAGCCCAAACACTCCCGCCCCCGTCACACAGAGGTGGATGAGAAGGAACTGGCGAGGGTGAGCTGGTTGATGATAGGAGCTTTGCTCAATACAAGGATGAATTTCAATTAACAGTGCTGAGCTACACTTCTGTATGTAAAAGAagttttaaaaccttttataaGTTTATTGTCTAGaccttatcttttttttcacccATTTGCAAATATTATTTCACTCAAATCCCACTTACAAGTAGAAATAATCACAACATTCACACTAAGATGCAAAAATTTGCCAAAAGCAATGTTAATGTGGCTGTAACCATATGTATTCTATCTCTAATACTAACAATACTAGCTATATTGACCTTCTCAGTGTTGTAGTCATTACTACATCTGTTTTCCAATGTGGTTCCCTTAAATGCATGGAGGCACACTTTTCTTCATTGATTTTaattcatgttgttgttttcctccactCCCAGAGGAGAGAAGCTAGAAAGCAGGAGCAAGCCAACAACCCGTTCTACATCAAGGCCTCCCCGTCCTCTCAGAAGGTTTGTTTAGCAGTAGagtactttattttatttatgttatcCAGTCCGTTTCAAAAGCCTGAACGTAAGGCATAACTGCAGTAGATCTTGCATTAAACGTAGTTAGATTTGTTTATGAAATGTATGTGCTAGCCAGTGTGTGCTGAGTGTATTTCAAGTAATGTTTTGTCTGCAGGTTTATCAGGACACCCCTGGAGTGGAGCACATCCCAGTTGTGCAGATTGACCTCAGTGTGCCTCTCAAAGTCCCAGGTGGGACACCACCACAACACACCAGTGTCACACTCATTCATTTCTGTATTCTTGTTGAATTTggataattattaataaattacATGCTTGTTCTTAGTGTCTGTCTTCTTTAATACACCTGTGGCTTTCTCTTGTCCCCCAGGTCTGCCTATGTCTGACCAGTACGTCAAGTTGGAGGAGGAGCGCCGACAGAAGGAGAGggcagaaaagaagaagaagaagaaggagaagaggaaagaaaagcgCAGTGGACGAGGGAAGAAACATGACTCCGGCCCAGAGAGCGAGGAGGACATCACCCCTGCGCATATGGTCGACATAGTTACTGAGGAGATGCCAGAGGTACAGTGGGCTGGAGCTGAGCAAACATCACAACATGTTTACACAGAACCATTAGATCATAGAATAGGGAGATGTgtaaaaacagttgaaggaCATGTCAGTTCTCCTAAATTGATTGACAATCTAATCTTAAATAAGTGTGCTTTTTACACATGTCTGAACTTTGTTTAAGGCACAGTAATTCCACTTTTGAGAAGCTGTGGAAAATAGTAATAGATTACCCTTCATGTTGTTCCAGAATGCCTTacccagtgatgatgatgacaaagaCCCCAATGACCCTCACAAAGCGCTGGACATCGACCTGGACAAGTGAGTCTGCACAGAGATCCTTTATCTACATATTCACAGATATTTGTGCAAATCTATAGTTAATTTTTGTTTGAATACTTTAATGTTTAAGCCAATCAATCATTGAAACATTCCAAAGCTGAGGAAAACTAAAGCTTGTGTTAATCATTTCTAATCTAATCTGAATATTTCCTAGTTAAAGTTGATAATTTATTCCTAATTATATCTTGGGCTTCATGGTGACAGCTTCACAACCAGGGTGACTTGGCCCTTTCCCTCATCTGATTCCCTCTCATGGCGTTCTGCTTTCTGCTTCCTCTTTTCTATGCCTACACACACCCACTACTGCCTCTCTGTGTGGGCAGCTTGTTGGAGATGGCTGGGCGCAGGTGAGTCGCACCGCAGCAACGGGACCTGGCCTCCAACGCGTACAGGGACCGCctccctgtctttttctttccctctctacAAATAGCTGTCTTGCTCCTCTTATTAACATAGCTGTCATTTCTTGACTCATTTGGAGTTTGCAGTACCTGCTTCCGCTTTTTTTACTCGTCTTTCCTCGTACTTTCAGTATCTATTATGTTATTCAACTAGCTTTTCAATTAGAAAACCATCCAGTATTCCCTTTCTTTACCCATTTCTtcccatttttttaaatttgaataatcCTGACAATATCAGCAGCTGTTCCTAAACAATCTGTTTTATAATTTCTCTCATCTTAAGAAAAGACAAGTTACCCTTAAACAAGTTATCTCTTTGATAAAGAGACATAGTTTTatagaaaaaaaggtttttaagaggctgctgctgatctTCTCAGGTCTTAATCTTGCACCACCTGTCCTCCTGGAATAGGCTCCTGAAAGCTTTTTGGCCCTTGTTTTCCTTGGAAAAGATAATTGGCATCAACATGCTTTTAGGAAAGCTGTCCTGAGGGTCAG
Proteins encoded in this region:
- the ap3d1 gene encoding AP-3 complex subunit delta-1 isoform X15; translated protein: MALKIVKGSIDRMFDKNLQDLVRGIRNHKEDEAKYISTCIDEIKQELKQDNIAVKANAVCKLTYLQMLGYDVSWAAFNIVEVMSSSKFTYKRIGYLAASQCFHESTDVIMLTTNQIRKDLSSPNQYDTGVALTGLSCFVTPDLARDLANDIMTLMSHTKPYIRKKAVLIMYKVFLKYPESLRPAFPRLKEKLEDPDPGVQSAAVNVICELARRNPKNYLSLAPLFFKLMTSSTNNWVLIKIIKLFGALTPLEPRLGKKLIEPLTNLIHSTSAMSLLYECVNTVIAVLISLSSGMPNHSASIQLCVQKLRILIEDSDQNLKYLGLLAMSKILKTHPKSVQSHKDLILQCLDDKDESIRLRALDLLYGMVSKKNLMEIVKKLMLHVDKAEGTTYRDELLTKIIDICSQSNYQYITNFEWYISILVELTRLEGTRHGHLIASQMLDVAIRVKAIRVFAVAQMATLLDNAHLLTGNMQRNGICEVLYAAAWICGEFSEHLENPMQTLEAMLRPKVATLPGHIQAVYVQNAAKLFATVLKSQEGNTESTAAQETSQLMIERLPLFVQSANLEVQERASCILQLVKYIQKLQQKDVEVAEEVSALFAGELNPVAPKAQKKVPVPEGLDLDAWINEPPSESESEDEQPKAIFTKEEPKHSRPRHTEVDEKELARRREARKQEQANNPFYIKASPSSQKVYQDTPGVEHIPVVQIDLSVPLKVPGLPMSDQYVKLEEERRQKERAEKKKKKKEKRKEKRSGRGKKHDSGPESEEDITPAHMVDIVTEEMPENALPSDDDDKDPNDPHKALDIDLDKPLADSEKLPVRSHRAAEAPKSPGEDGDAESAATQEPRKKRSKDKREEKKKDKDGDRKKSKEEKKKKKHKHEEKEEDLLSGQAEESVVQSEESSQVAAAPPTSTSAEEAATVAEAAAEAASVPEAVSGTAPDSEPDEPKDAEMEETSSKHKKKKQKKEKEEKEKKKKKKHHHHHRHSDAGGEESVQNGTVEDEEPLPSMSNYCLLAENSYIKMVYDIQGNLQDGSQVVVSVIFENKCDSFLKSMEFNVLDSLNSKLQRPEGSGPHDGLTVPFQLPPGVSNEARFVFTMQSIVMPQKLKGTLTFIVKNDDSSTHEKLDFKLHFTCTSYLISTPCYSDAFAKLLESGDLKGSSVRLEGVIMPFHHLLARICFHHHFSVVERIDSCASMYSRTIQGHHVCLLVKTSAQTVSIDAKCDEPTLLGNVLDEIKQTFSQC
- the ap3d1 gene encoding AP-3 complex subunit delta-1 isoform X11, whose translation is MALKIVKGSIDRMFDKNLQDLVRGIRNHKEDEAKYISTCIDEIKQELKQDNIAVKANAVCKLTYLQMLGYDVSWAAFNIVEVMSSSKFTYKRIGYLAASQCFHESTDVIMLTTNQIRKDLSSPNQYDTGVALTGLSCFVTPDLARDLANDIMTLMSHTKPYIRKKAVLIMYKVFLKYPESLRPAFPRLKEKLEDPDPGVQSAAVNVICELARRNPKNYLSLAPLFFKLMTSSTNNWVLIKIIKLFGALTPLEPRLGKKLIEPLTNLIHSTSAMSLLYECVNTVIAVLISLSSGMPNHSASIQLCVQKLRILIEDSDQNLKYLGLLAMSKILKTHPKSVQSHKDLILQCLDDKDESIRLRALDLLYGMVSKKNLMEIVKKLMLHVDKAEGTTYRDELLTKIIDICSQSNYQYITNFEWYISILVELTRLEGTRHGHLIASQMLDVAIRVKAIRVFAVAQMATLLDNAHLLTGNMQRNGICEVLYAAAWICGEFSEHLENPMQTLEAMLRPKVATLPGHIQAVYVQNAAKLFATVLKSQEGNTESTAAQETSQLMIERLPLFVQSANLEVQERASCILQLVKYIQKLQQKDVEVAEEVSALFAGELNPVAPKAQKKVPVPEGLDLDAWINEPPSESESEDEQPKAIFTKEEPKHSRPRHTEVDEKELARRREARKQEQANNPFYIKASPSSQKVYQDTPGVEHIPVVQIDLSVPLKVPGLPMSDQYVKLEEERRQKERAEKKKKKKEKRKEKRSGRGKKHDSGPESEEDITPAHMVDIVTEEMPENALPSDDDDKDPNDPHKALDIDLDNLLEMAGRRPLADSEKLPVRSHRAAEAPKSPGEDGDAESAATQEPRKKRSKDKREEKKKDKDGDRKKSKEEKKKKKHKHEEKEEDLLSGQAEESVVQSEESSQVAAAPPTSTSAEEAATVAEAAAEAASVPEAVSGTAPDSEPDEPKDAEMEETKSSKHKKKKQKKEKEEKEKKKKKKHHHHHRHSDAGGEESVQNGTVEDEEPLPSMSNYCLLAENSYIKMVYDIQGNLQDGSQVVVSVIFENKCDSFLKSMEFNVLDSLNSKLQRPEGSGPHDGLTVPFQLPPGVSNEARFVFTMQSIVMPQKLKGTLTFIVKNDDSSTHEKLDFKLHFTCTSYLISTPCYSDAFAKLLESGDLKGSSVRLEGVIMPFHHLLARICFHHHFSVVERIDSCASMYSRTIQGHHVCLLVKTSAQTVSIDAKCDEPTLLGNVLDEIKQTFSQC
- the ap3d1 gene encoding AP-3 complex subunit delta-1 isoform X6; translated protein: MALKIVKGSIDRMFDKNLQDLVRGIRNHKEDEAKYISTCIDEIKQELKQDNIAVKANAVCKLTYLQMLGYDVSWAAFNIVEVMSSSKFTYKRIGYLAASQCFHESTDVIMLTTNQIRKDLSSPNQYDTGVALTGLSCFVTPDLARDLANDIMTLMSHTKPYIRKKAVLIMYKVFLKYPESLRPAFPRLKEKLEDPDPGVQSAAVNVICELARRNPKNYLSLAPLFFKLMTSSTNNWVLIKIIKLFGALTPLEPRLGKKLIEPLTNLIHSTSAMSLLYECVNTVIAVLISLSSGMPNHSASIQLCVQKLRILIEDSDQNLKYLGLLAMSKILKTHPKSVQSHKDLILQCLDDKDESIRLRALDLLYGMVSKKNLMEIVKKLMLHVDKAEGTTYRDELLTKIIDICSQSNYQYITNFEWYISILVELTRLEGTRHGHLIASQMLDVAIRVKAIRVFAVAQMATLLDNAHLLTGNMQRNGICEVLYAAAWICGEFSEHLENPMQTLEAMLRPKVATLPGHIQAVYVQNAAKLFATVLKSQEGNTESTAAQETSQLMIERLPLFVQSANLEVQERASCILQLVKYIQKLQQKDVEVAEEVSALFAGELNPVAPKAQKKVPVPEGLDLDAWINEPPSESESEDEQPKAIFTKEEPKHSRPRHTEVDEKELARRREARKQEQANNPFYIKASPSSQKVYQDTPGVEHIPVVQIDLSVPLKVPGLPMSDQYVKLEEERRQKERAEKKKKKKEKRKEKRSGRGKKHDSGPESEEDITPAHMVDIVTEEMPENALPSDDDDKDPNDPHKALDIDLDKPLADSEKLPVRSHRAAEAPKSPGEDGDAESAATQEPRKKRSKDKREEKKKDKDGDRKKSKEEKKKKKHKHEEKEEDLLSGQAEESVVQSEESSQVAAAPPTSTSAEVSDLDFWLSNAPVPSNTQEAATVAEAAAEAASVPEAVSGTAPDSEPDEPKDAEMEETSSKHKKKKQKKEKEEKEKKKKKKHHHHHRHSDAGGEESVQNGTVEDEEPLPSMSNYCLLAENSYIKMMMEDADQVYDIQGNLQDGSQVVVSVIFENKCDSFLKSMEFNVLDSLNSKLQRPEGSGPHDGLTVPFQLPPGVSNEARFVFTMQSIVMPQKLKGTLTFIVKNDDSSTHEKLDFKLHFTCTSYLISTPCYSDAFAKLLESGDLKGSSVRLEGVIMPFHHLLARICFHHHFSVVERIDSCASMYSRTIQGHHVCLLVKTSAQTVSIDAKCDEPTLLGNVLDEIKQTFSQC
- the ap3d1 gene encoding AP-3 complex subunit delta-1 isoform X10, which codes for MALKIVKGSIDRMFDKNLQDLVRGIRNHKEDEAKYISTCIDEIKQELKQDNIAVKANAVCKLTYLQMLGYDVSWAAFNIVEVMSSSKFTYKRIGYLAASQCFHESTDVIMLTTNQIRKDLSSPNQYDTGVALTGLSCFVTPDLARDLANDIMTLMSHTKPYIRKKAVLIMYKVFLKYPESLRPAFPRLKEKLEDPDPGVQSAAVNVICELARRNPKNYLSLAPLFFKLMTSSTNNWVLIKIIKLFGALTPLEPRLGKKLIEPLTNLIHSTSAMSLLYECVNTVIAVLISLSSGMPNHSASIQLCVQKLRILIEDSDQNLKYLGLLAMSKILKTHPKSVQSHKDLILQCLDDKDESIRLRALDLLYGMVSKKNLMEIVKKLMLHVDKAEGTTYRDELLTKIIDICSQSNYQYITNFEWYISILVELTRLEGTRHGHLIASQMLDVAIRVKAIRVFAVAQMATLLDNAHLLTGNMQRNGICEVLYAAAWICGEFSEHLENPMQTLEAMLRPKVATLPGHIQAVYVQNAAKLFATVLKSQEGNTESTAAQETSQLMIERLPLFVQSANLEVQERASCILQLVKYIQKLQQKDVEVAEEVSALFAGELNPVAPKAQKKVPVPEGLDLDAWINEPPSESESEDEQPKAIFTKEEPKHSRPRHTEVDEKELARRREARKQEQANNPFYIKASPSSQKVYQDTPGVEHIPVVQIDLSVPLKVPGLPMSDQYVKLEEERRQKERAEKKKKKKEKRKEKRSGRGKKHDSGPESEEDITPAHMVDIVTEEMPENALPSDDDDKDPNDPHKALDIDLDNLLEMAGRRPLADSEKLPVRSHRAAEAPKSPGEDGDAESAATQEPRKKRSKDKREEKKKDKDGDRKKSKEEKKKKKHKHEEKEEDLLSGQAEESVVQSEESSQVAAAPPTSTSAEEAATVAEAAAEAASVPEAVSGTAPDSEPDEPKDAEMEETSSKHKKKKQKKEKEEKEKKKKKKHHHHHRHSDAGGEESVQNGTVEDEEPLPSMSNYCLLAENSYIKMMMEDADQVYDIQGNLQDGSQVVVSVIFENKCDSFLKSMEFNVLDSLNSKLQRPEGSGPHDGLTVPFQLPPGVSNEARFVFTMQSIVMPQKLKGTLTFIVKNDDSSTHEKLDFKLHFTCTSYLISTPCYSDAFAKLLESGDLKGSSVRLEGVIMPFHHLLARICFHHHFSVVERIDSCASMYSRTIQGHHVCLLVKTSAQTVSIDAKCDEPTLLGNVLDEIKQTFSQC